Part of the Henckelia pumila isolate YLH828 chromosome 2, ASM3356847v2, whole genome shotgun sequence genome is shown below.
TCCATAGCCGAGTTTTCTTCGAAACTGCGAGttgttcgtcgtcccgtcgtcccggaatcgtcgcACACGCCGTTTTCGCTTCAAAccacggtgcaaggcatgtttcctTTCGATTTTTCTTGCCATGTCAGTTATGATAGTGTGTGTAGTGTTGTGCATCGAAAACTTTTagtttttttcagaaaatgtttgagtttgatgaaggCGTACGGTTTTGGTTGCATTAGTaattcatgctcacgtttttcttcTTCCATGGTAGACTAGCTGCTGGTCGAGGGTCTAGTGGGTGTGTATGTGTGacctggactcgaatggctcgagtggttcgagccaaacgagtcCAGGAGGCCTGCTGTTCAGATCGAGTTCCCTAGAGGTGCAGTTTAGGGTTGGAGGGAAGAGGGGTCGGCTGGGGCATGCAGGCCGGGAACCAGCCGACCCATGGCCaggttaggaccggcaggactttgggaaggtcctgccggcggcggtccggccagtggtggccgaactggtgcggcagcagcccttgaagggctgctgcacgcaGCCGAGAGGGTTTGAGAGAggggggggatcgggttgggctgGGTTCTGGGCCTGGGTTGGGTCTGGGTGtcctgggtcgggtcagtaggttagtgggtcgggttaagttggtccgggtccgggtttggtgggccgggctcgagtctttttaattttaaaatattttaggaattaattggtttttgggccaattaattagaaataaaattatttggactcccaaataattttatttgggcttttaaaattttaattaagttagtccattaattttatgggcttttgagcccatgaaagttattggaccagtctttgggcttttgggcccattgggccagtttaacttgttattgggcttagaatgttTTAAATgagctttaattatttaattgggcttagaataatttttattgggcttaagtatgttattgggccagtctcagtgttaatgggccagatttaagtaaatgggcttgagtgttagggccagcagtccaggaccatccatgagaaaattgcatgtgtcctgattatatatttaattatttttatgcattaagttattttaatatttatatgttagtaagaaattaaattaaatatatatgaaggacacacattttatttaagtacatgcattcatgaaataattttatgcataattaaatgtttaaggttgagtaataataaagtattttatgttggaagttgaagtagtgtgacaatttaagggggattcgtccccatatgtgaactattgaagggcagtttactgccaatttaagaggtgattcgtcaccgccacgtacgttggtttccacgctgatcagtatttaatgtatgatttaagattacactacggatacaaccatgcgatgttagaaaattaattgctcaataatgtttatgtattatgttatttaagttaagttatgttaggttatgaaattttcaagcatgctcattcatgtatatgtatgtattagtatttaattattttaaattattttaaacccttgttatgttagcatgttgggtctctaggctcactacactggtatggtgcaggtgagttcgttgaggatgaggttgtacccaccggaggtgaggatgtatgagcgggcatgcagtgaccccgtgaccgtgatagatggcTGAGTCAaatgcatgtttttgattatgtcagcacgtttcacattttatattattttttttcagtggttgtgagttttgaatattatggaatattgtcagtgcatgcaaattttacatcattttattatgcagtatttttttaaattaaaggtttgactcagatatttattttcttttaaagaatgcatttttatttaagtatttaattgtttatttatttatttatttttaaatcttttattctgtgcatatatgtatgggcataaatgtacatattttatttagtaagtataaaaaaaaaaatttcgcatatttatttattaattatagagttagggtcgtttcacaatTTACCTGAATTATCGAACAAGGACAAACCTTTATGAGAGGAGGCAGACATGGCATGAGGCTGGGAAGCGAGGAACTGTTGAAACTGCTCCAACATATGTGGATCCAAGGACGGGGCAGCAACTGCATTGTTGGCCTGAGGTAGGCGATACGACCATGGAGCAGTCTGTGGCGGGCGTGGTGGTTGAGGTGGTCGTTGTTGCTGTTGTTGTTTTTCTTTACCCAACAATCTCGGACGCTGAGCCTTCCAGTGACCCTTTTCTTTGCAGAAAGCACATTCATCCGAAGAAACCTTAGGAGCTGGTCTATTTTGGTTGCTAGGCGGAGACTGTCATGGAGCAGCAAAGACAGATGGAGTTGTAGGTGTGACAAACCCCTTATCTGCTTTAGACTTAAGCCGAATCTCCTCTGCTAACAGTTCATTAACCACAGAATCAACAGACGGAAGAGGAGAACGATGTAGAATTGTCCCACGCAATCCCTTGAAATCATTTCAAAGAGCCATCaaaaactgtaccagacgttgTTCTTCTCTAAGAGCCAAATATGGTTCAAATATTCGCAGCTCTGCAGACTCAGTGAGAGCCAACTGATCCCAGAGATTAGTCGTGTCAGAATAAAACTCCTGAACATTCATATCATTCTGCTGAAGTGCGCGAATATCGGTCTCCAACTGATACTGCTTGGCGAAATTAGACTGTGTGCACAATCTAGCCAGATGATCCCAGACCTCTTTAGCCGTCTCATACTTAGCCAACTGAACGCCAATGGAGTGGGTAACAGAATTGTTAATCCATgtaataatttttgaattatcaGCCTCCCAACTGTCGACCAAGTCCGCATAGTTGGTTGTCGTCTCGTCTGTAGGTTTAATACGTACACCTGTAACATAGTTCCACAGAGATTTTCCACGCAAGAAATTCTTCATAACGTAGCTCCAATACGTATAGTTTTTACCATCCAATTGAACACTAATCGACTGAAGTGAATCATCCTTACGACTAACCATGATGAAAGAGGcacaaatacaaataaaaaccCCAAAACCGAAATCAACGGATTCGAAATTCCCAAAATTAACCGAATCCAGACAAACCAACGCGAGCGAGAACAAATCAAAGGGAAAACGGAAATACCAAAATCAACCGCAAAAGCTGTGGATTGGATTATAACTTCTTCAATCAAACAAGGAGAATCCATAAAcctaggctttgataccatgatGACATAGAGAAAAAAAGGAGGCTAGGAATTTCTTATTGACTTGCATAATGAATCAGAATACAATAAAGAGTATTTATAACTAGGGATTACaatgaaaaaaaatagattAAAATACCCTTAAACACTAATAAAGATAATATTATAATACAACTAATAATGCTGACATATGAAGACGAAATATTGCTGATGTATCTGATGTCACGGTCAGTATTGTCGTGAAAAAGAACCAAAATGAAGAAAACAAATGCAAATTGATGGATTAAATCTATGAATTGACCGATAACATGTAACATAAGACGAAAAATAGGGGAAAAAATGatttcccaataaataaataataataataatatagccTTTGATTTGTGACTGCCACTGCCCCATCTCTTAGCCTTAGTCAACTTCATGAATTGAAACCAAAAAACACCCCTACTCCCCCTTTGTTTCCCTTTCTCTTTGTGGGTTTCTTGTTCAATCTCTTTCTCTCAAatccacatatttatttttggccTACTTACCTACTTCTTCGCTTCTCCTTATGGAACCCTACTTTATGATCTTATAACTAAAAATTCCACCATAAATTTCCCACTACTTTTCTTGAGTTTTCATCATACATATATTAGCTAATTATTACTAATTTGCCTCGCTTGATCATGGAACCCTAGTGGCACTGAAAACCaaagaataaataattatacatTAATATTCTTGGTTTCCCATAACCAAACTTGAGATGTGGATGATGGGATATAACGATGGGGGAGACTTCACCACCCTTCAAGAATCATTCGGCGGCCGGAAACTCCGAACCCTTATGCCGAGACCCGCCGCCGCTCCTTCCACCACCACCACCGCCACCGCTAACTCTCCATGCTTAAACCTCCTACACGGCGCTGACTTTCTTTCCTTGAATCATCATCTCGGCAAGTCACCAATATTTCTCATTCTTTCTATATATCATTTGTTAATTTTGTAGGGTCAAATATTATTTTACTAAGTACTAATAAGTAGCCATTTTTTTGGGTGCATTTCTTGTTTGAGCAGCAGCGATTTCTTCGTCGGAGCAAAATAAGAGAGATTTAAGCAGCACACTGCAACAACAAGTAGTGGTGAGTTCAAGATGGAATCCAACTCCGGAGCAACTCGGGACCTTGGAAGAACTATACAGAAGAGGCACTCGAACCCCTTCCGCCGAgcaaatccaacacatcaccGCGCAGCTCCGCCGATACGGCAAGATCGAGGGGAAGAACGTCTTCTATTGGTTTCAGAATCACAAGGCTAGAGAGAGGCAGAAACGCCGCCGCGGCCAGCTCGAATCTCCCGCCGCTAAACAACCCCAGTACATGACCAACATGGAAGAAAATGCCCAGAAGATCAATAAAGAATAccaaggtatatatatatatatatatatgtagctAGCTCACATGCAGTCAGTGGTCGGAGACGAGTtgttgaaatatatataaactttCTTCATCAGATGAATAATCAAGAGGGaatgattttaaatttattgagttaataatatattatgagatgtgattttttttttagtttttagaTTGGGAGTTCAGTTTGTTGGATCATTGGTTTCCATTTCCAAGAGTTTCTTGACTTGTAGcataaagttgaaatatttttgggcAGGTGAAGAGACCAAAAACTGGGCATCTCCCACAAAATCTAGTACAAATACAGAGGTCTGTTTTCTGCTGCTTTTTTTACCCTTTGTCTTACTTCATGTTCCCTTTTTTTGCAACTCAGATTTCTAAAAAAGCCATCCCACAAGTAACTATAATATTCCCACTAATCAGATCATAATAATTAAGCACATCATTGCATGGTTAATATTACATGTATAACTTTtggagtatatatatatatatacattggGTTTCAGGTAATATAatgattaatatatatatgttctaaaatttgaaaagaaaacaatgttttttcttttcttttctttattcATTGATTTGGGATTAAAAGAAGCGTCAAAGGCTGCATGCATACCTTCCTTTCTGTCGGGGGGCTGCTGTGCTATTGTTATGAAACATTGCTAGGGTTTTTGGGTGTCGTGCTCATTCATTTCATTCGAATTTTGAATTGCCCAACATTTATATACCTacataaatacatatatatatatatatatatatatatatatatatacatatacgtaCACTTCGAAAGGTAGATTCAACGGTCTAATTTTTTATGCATTTCATATGCAAAATAATTAGAGCCCTCGATGCATTACCCGTATGCTAGCATCGAAATCTTCGTATATGAGTGTGTACGGAAAGAAAGACTTTCACCCCTATGCATGAAAACTTGGGGTTGTATACTATTTAAGTTAAAGGCATATGCAATAAAGATTACATTTTTTACTTCTTCAATCCCACATTTTCATAAATGTGCATATATAAAGCCTAAACAGATTCTTTTAGTAGGCATTGGGtcattaattattataaattaatcacATGTCAAATTTGTTATGTAGCATATCTGAAATTCAGAAGGGCTCAATTATTTCGAGTTTAATTTTTGTAAGTTTTTTGGTTCAATCATTTCTAtgaaattcatatatatatcttttaattCCATTTGTATATgtttcttaaaaataaacatttgaattcTTATAAGTCTAacttttttcataaaaaaaaaatttgttcgtACTATCGGTCAATTCACAGTTTTAGTCTACGAACTTGCATTTTCTTCAATAATTTTTCTTTTCCACGTGGAATTGAGCGTATCATCATTTTTTGATGTCATATCATCATTGCTTAAAGCCTTGAATAAACAGAAAAATGcatcaaaattataattttctaTCATCTCTTTTGAacaatatattaaattatatattgacTTGATGCATTAATCAATAGATAAATATTAATGTTTTGAACAATATATATTAAtggatatataaattaataaatcagAAAAATTCAAGACAAGGGTCAGCAAAGGTGACAGAGACAGAATGTAAAACAGATGGATGGTTACAGTTCGATAGTGATGACACAGAATCACAGCAGAGGAGGACCCTTCTCCAGAGGAATGCCACGTGGCATGTTATGCATTTGTCTTCTTCATCTCCCACGCCACCTCATAATGCCGCCGCCGTCGCAACGGCCGCCGCCGGGGAGGCACGGACCCTTGAGTTGTTCCCTCTTGGAGGTGATAAGAAGGATAAAGAAGATCATGAGTTATCTGGTGCAGCCAATATTGTTACTAGTAATGCTACGCCTTTCccattttttgaatttcttcctttaaagaattgaatttatatatattattttgaaaaaagagtgcatgtttcttttttttttcaatataatAGAATTAATTAGCCTATCGATGTAATGAAAGGAAATGAATGCATGACATTGTTTGTGTCTTGCTACAAAGTCTTTTAAAGTagattttctttctttaattTCCTCATGcagtttcatattttaattttgatgtaTCATTGCAATTAAGTTTATGTTATACTTTTTCTTCTCCTCTCAAATTcctttaaatttatttgaaatttatcgATCCAAATGTAATGTCTTTTTTATTTACTGAATCGAAAAAATTCAAATGGTGGaagcaaaattttaattttttcttttgaaaaaaactAATATAATCGCAATAAAATAACTCATGAACCGAAACATCGATGAGACTAGTGATTTATACTACTCCATGAGGTTGTTTAATTTCGAatctaaaaaaaacattaattaaaaaaaccaaTCGAATTATTTGAGAAACCCGTATTCTTGAAAATTCAATATAtggtttaaaataataataaaagttgAAATTTGGGAGAAAATTTAGGACATGCATGGGAATGAAAAAGCATGGGATGGAGATGAATTAGGACCATGTTTGGGTGAAATAATGAAAAAGTGAGGCAGGGTGTAGTGTTTTGGACAGAAGCAGTCGCAGACCTTTTATTTAACAAGATTTGTCACAAGTTTTTAAATATTTCTCAGAGAATGGGTATCCCAATGAGAATCTGATATCGGAATTAGACTGACAATGAAATTTAATGAAAGTTTTAAATAAAACGGAAATAAATTCGATACATGAATTTGGTCTGTAAGCCATTTTAAAATAGTTGGAGAATtgttaatatattaatatttacgTTCTACTTCATCgtcctaaataataaatatattgacTATATGTCCAATTGTTTGGTCGAAAATACGTTGAAAAGATATGCGATTATTGGAGATGACAATTTTTCCTAGGGCTCGTAGGCTCGAGATCCACGGAAAAACCCGAAATAGAGCGGatttaaataagttatttcggGTATATTTTCGAGTTcgaagatttttaaaaatcaccgAAATATATTGAGGCGGCTATGGGATGCTATCTCCATCTCCGAACTCgtcccgataataataataataataataataataataataataataataataataataataataataataataataataataataatattgaattgtacatttttttaattttattaaaatgttttaactcttgaaataaatataaattatactaaattttaaaattaatattgtagttattttttttgaactcatattgtagtatttattagTTTGCATTATTTTTGTGAATTATATACCATGCATTTGTTAATGAtaacataatttttataatataaaaatattatttgaacttcatttatttacttaaaaataaataaactattaaGATTAAACGtgcatatttattatttatttaaaaaagatatataatttttactaaattttgataataatattctattttttaaaaaaataatttttataacacCAAATTATTGGATGTATTTTACATAaaattgaattatatatatatatatatatatattcgagtATGGAGACGGGGACGAGAAATCACCGATTAAAAATAATGAGGAATAGAGCGGAAATGGAGATTGGTTTTGTATTCAAGGATGAGATTTCCAGTATCTCTAGCGATTATGTTCGTTCTGAATGAATTAAGTAATTAATTAAAGATAAATTTGGTTTAAATTGCCTTAAAAAAAACTTTGGATCtctaaattcaaatttaaatttgcaaTCAATCTCTGTCGTTAAAAATTTGTTTGCAACATGTCTTTTTTCATatgaaaatcggtacaaaatattgcaaatatgatattaatatatgatatttaagtATCGACTCTTCTAGatctgatattaatattaaCAACAAATTCGTCTACTCTTAAATGAAAATCGACCAAAAAAAACATTGAAATTagatactaatatatgatatttgatcaGTATCAACTGTTTCAGATATGATACTAATACATGATGTGTGAGTGCGAACACATATTTGTCTTGAAAGACActaattaaaatttaagtttgagTTTGAAGATTTTTACCAATTAAATAAAGACAAAATAGACCATTTGTTGGTAGCCagtaagttttaaattttaaaaatatattattgagattttatatatcaaaaatcaatattttttttaagtacaAGATTACAAGTAATTAATTACAACAAAGTAATGAAATTGTTCGCACAACCGACGCGACTTGAGTATTGATCCGAGACTTGCTTATCTCGGGCAAAAAAATTACTTAAATTTATCTaaataaattatgaaaaatACCCACAATCAACGGAAATCGAACCTGATACCAATCGATCTCATGACCTCACTCTTAGCCATTGGAAAAATACCCACAATCAACAGAAATCGAACCTGATACCAATCGATCTCATGACCTCACTCTTAGCCATTGGGCTAAGGGCTCATGAAACCAATGTCCTTTTATGTCATGTTGgatattttttgaataaaaataataattattatatccaTGATATCCGTATGCGATTCTTATGACGTCTCTCTATCATCTGTCCGTGCAAAAACATTACCGATGCAACATAATTGGCAAAGTTAGAATTGAAAAAAGGTCATTGTCATTTCCAATGCCTTTGTCTAATGAATCTTTATCGGATGGCACACTATTCTTTGTGTAAGCAAACACAAATTATTTTGCCAGCAGTTTCCAAAAGGGAAGACAAGGGGTTCCGGTACTTGTAATTTCTTGAATTTGGGACTTCCAAAACATGTTTTTGGTTGGAGAAACTGGATGTATACAACACCACTTGCTACTCAGGGTTCAAGTCCTAGCATCTCCTCCGGAGACTTTCGAATGAAAACAGCGTTTAGGGAGAGGCGATGAACGGGGAGATGTTCGACTTATCTACTGCTATTCTAGCAGGGGTTGATGTTCAGATGCGCGTAAGCCCGTGTTTGATGAGCGTTGTCACAAGTAATATCAGTTCAATTTTTACACGATGTTTATTTTGCATACATCTCACAATATCAAATGCAAAGTAGCATTGGCTTAAGTTATCAAAATGTCAAGGTACCGAATTACTACTGTTACATATTGAAACACAATAGAAATTTGTTTATTTCAGACAGAATTGTTGACAATTTGTGTTGTTTTTATTGGGCACAAATAAGAGACACGTAAAGGAAATAGAGTACCTGAAGAAAGATGTcactttctttttatttttaatgaaagTAACGGAATTTTGAGGGGGGGGAAAAAAAGATTTCACTTTTTCTTGGCAACGAAGAGCCCCCACTTCTGCTCCCCAGAAGAGCTCCTCACAAGCTTAGCCTTCCAACCTCCAACTATTTCATTGTAGTCTTCCTGCAGACGAGAAACGAGCAGACGAAACACTAAGTGAATGGGCAAAATCTAGGAATAAATTAAGAGGTACGATAAGTGTAAAGGAATAAAAACGTACTTCCGAGAAGTCATTCGTAAATGTTTCCTTGTCCTTCTCCACAACATTCAATTCCTTCTCAAGAACTTTGATAAACTAGAACCAAGAGAGTACCAAGTTTAACTATGTCTATGAGATTGATTAAggtttgagccaaaaatattgatatgtaATGAAATGAGGTATGAAGCATTTCCTGGTATGAATCACTATAGTTTGCTCACAACAacaataaatttgaaaaatagaaAGGGTATGATGTATTTTcggaaagaaaaaaagaaggtacagataaaatttgaaaaaaggaGAAATCATGAGAAATAAAGCGCGAGGAGATCAATGAGCACCTGATCAGTTCGGTCCTCAGCAACAACCTCATCAAACCCAGATTCACGAAGCATCtttaattaaaagaaaaaaaatacagcAATGCCTTCTGTGAGAtcattatattataacttgtgAAGAAAATGAATATCGCTGCCTTTAGACACACCTGGCCATAAGCTTTAATATCATGTAGATCATATCCCCTTTGCTCAATATACTGAGAAAATTCAGCAGATGGAGATCCAGCACTTCGGCAATAATCACTGATGAGGACTTTGCCTCCTGGTTTCAGCCACTTGTAGAATGATCGAAATAATGCAGGTTTGTCCTAAACAAAACCACATTTATACAGCAGATTAGAAATAACAGAGCTTGGAACTCCATAAGTAAAATTCAATATTTACAAAAATCATAGAATACAATCACTGcaaattttcaatcaaattggTCTTAGAATCTCTTATTTTAATCATGTTTCCAGTTAGGTGAATCAATGAGAAGTGAGGCAGTAAGCAGTGCTTTTAACAGAAGCAGTCACAGATCTTTTATTTGACAAAATTTGTCACAAGTTTAGATTTATTTCAATGAAGTCTATCATATTGAGAAGAATGAAATGGCTTAGAAAAATTCAGGGAAAGAATGTTACTTGAATGTGAAGAATTGTGTCACGGCTATAGATCACATCAAAGGAGCCAACAGGATATTGTTTCGTGGTGCAGTCAGCAACCTCGAATTCAACAGCACATTTGAGACCAATGGCACGCTCAAGAGCAAAAGAAACCATATTGACGGAGAGGTCAATGCCAACAACATGAACGTCATACTTATCAGCCATGTAAAAATCACCTCCTCCAATGCCACAACCCACGTCTAAGACTTTTTGACCAGGCTGGAGATCcaatttagatacaaattcttTTGTGGTATCTGCTTATAAACAGAAGATCAGTTAATGAAACTATAACATAGCATTAATTTCTAATCTTCCAAATATTCATTCAAGAAATTTTTGGCAATATTATAAATGGTGTTTTGTAAAGATTGGTGATGAAAGAACTAACAAAGCAGATGAGATGCACAGAAAGTCACACACTCTAGATCCTCAATGCTAGAAACATTATCTAAGTTTAATTTTGTGCACAAAATCCAGCTGGTTAGGAAATTTTGTTAGAGGAAACATACCAATCCCTCCAGTGCTCACGAAACCATGCCCAAAGACACGCTCGTAGCGCAATATGCCACTGCATTTATATTGGACAGTATCCAAGAACTTCTGGAATCCCCTGTCAGTGTCTGAGCTAATCTTCTGCCAAATCCAGCAAATCTGCCAAATGTAAATAtacattaaacatcaatttctaTTCTTACTATTTTCATTTCTATAAATAAGGAGCAATCTTTGTGGACTGGTTCTGAGAGTGGCAAAAGATGGAATTCAAATATGCATCAATTTCCGGATTTAACCCTGTGTCGTACCACTAATGGACTCAGAGACAATAACAAAcctgattttgattttttttgtttttgacatAAGCTCCAATGCACTTGCAACCAATAAGAGCAAGTTCGAACAAGTTCCCAGAATCATCATACAAATGACTTTCTTTAAACACCTGCAAGACCAGTACATTTAGGAATCAATATCATGCTTGAATAAACATCCAATAAATCAGCATAGGTTGAGCGCAATTTCCAAATAATACTCAGCATGCAGTCATAAATAAGCTcctttgaataattattttccaGTCAACTGTTTAGCAAATCAGACACAAAGGCATGGAAGCAATCATCAACTGGGGTTAGGATGAAACTTATCAACCTTTTTCTACAAGTCAATTTGGGAGAAATACTCCGTTAGTTTCTTTATGAAATTTTGTGACCAAGATGGCAGCAAAAGTACTGCAAGCTGAAGTCATGATAGGAGGGCGAAGCTATAAGAGTACATGATGATATATCAAGAGTTGGTTATGAACAAACAAATGTAGATAAAACTGAAACCTTGGTATAAAATCTTGGTTCGCGGTAATGAGTAGGGTTGTTCTTTCTCTTGTGGTCTCCAGACTGATGGAAACATGATTCTCTGAAAAATATATAGCCACCAACTTTTAACCATTTGATCATTCTCTCAGCAAGACTCTCAACCT
Proteins encoded:
- the LOC140880876 gene encoding phosphoethanolamine N-methyltransferase-like, whose product is MATEQERELQKSYWIEHSVDLTVEAMMLDSKASDLDKEERPEVLSLLPPYEGKSVLELGAGIGRFTSELADKASQLIALDFIESVIKKNESINGHHKNVKFICADVTSPELNFSEQSLDLIFSNWLLMYLSDREVESLAERMIKWLKVGGYIFFRESCFHQSGDHKRKNNPTHYREPRFYTKVFKESHLYDDSGNLFELALIGCKCIGAYVKNKKNQNQICWIWQKISSDTDRGFQKFLDTVQYKCSGILRYERVFGHGFVSTGGIDTTKEFVSKLDLQPGQKVLDVGCGIGGGDFYMADKYDVHVVGIDLSVNMVSFALERAIGLKCAVEFEVADCTTKQYPVGSFDVIYSRDTILHIQDKPALFRSFYKWLKPGGKVLISDYCRSAGSPSAEFSQYIEQRGYDLHDIKAYGQMLRESGFDEVVAEDRTDQFIKVLEKELNVVEKDKETFTNDFSEEDYNEIVGGWKAKLVRSSSGEQKWGLFVAKKK
- the LOC140885207 gene encoding WUSCHEL-related homeobox 1-like — encoded protein: MWMMGYNDGGDFTTLQESFGGRKLRTLMPRPAAAPSTTTTATANSPCLNLLHGADFLSLNHHLAAISSSEQNKRDLSSTLQQQVVVSSRWNPTPEQLGTLEELYRRGTRTPSAEQIQHITAQLRRYGKIEGKNVFYWFQNHKARERQKRRRGQLESPAAKQPQYMTNMEENAQKINKEYQGEETKNWASPTKSSTNTEKNSRQGSAKVTETECKTDGWLQFDSDDTESQQRRTLLQRNATWHVMHLSSSSPTPPHNAAAVATAAAGEARTLELFPLGGDKKDKEDHELSGAANIVTSNATPFPFFEFLPLKN